In Halictus rubicundus isolate RS-2024b chromosome 1, iyHalRubi1_principal, whole genome shotgun sequence, the sequence GCTTCAGCCCCTCCGTCCCTCGGACCATGCTAATTAGACTGAGTAGACGTTATCGAAAGCATTCCATCGCGAGAGAACACGCCTCCAGAAAGCCATTCTCCGCGACAGCTTTCGAGATGAACGGATAAGAGTAATTTGTTACCGTAGCACAAAGACGGGACAGTTTTTACCCTTTTTACCAACGATTGCCGAATGTTTCAGCGGAAGACAAGTCACCGGACGAACCTAACAGATGCAAAAACATCATAGTGGCATTGTCCTGGGTCGTCGTGATCTTAACGATGCCGTTTTCCCTCTTCATCTGCTTCAAGGTGAGAGATTCGACCGCCCCTGGTCTCACTCGATCGACGCGTACCGCAGCCCCCTCGACGACGTGCTATCAATCTAAAAATATCGGTCACTTACTCACCAGATTCTATTCTTGTTCCTCGGGTTCGTCGGATTCTCCTGCAGTGCCCATTCACTTTCCGTTATCCCTTTCTATGGTCGCGTTACGCCGTTAAACGGCTGATCGGTTGCAGTTCCACGCCACTTCCTGGCCATGCTTCCTGCAAACAATAACATCGTTCGCGATTAATCGTACCGCGAATTATTAGATCGGTACagaaaagttcgtgcccgattcctTCTTAGATGCAACAAGAAATCggacacgaacttttgcactgacccAATAGTTAGTCGCCGCGTCGCGACCCTGACTGATGATTTTCCATCGGTTTGCCCGCAGGTGGTGCAAGAGTATGAAAGAGCCGTAATATTCCGACTGGGGCGGCTCCTGTCCGGCGGTGCCAAAGGACCcggtaattttttcctttcatATTCAACGAGGGGCCGACCAAAGGAACGAGAAAATACATTTGGGAATAAACATTCTGAAACTTTTAGGAATCTTTTTCATCCTGCCGTGCGTGGATAATTACGCTCGCGTCGATCTACGAACCCGGACCTACGACGTGCCACCGCAGGAGGTAAATCGCTGCGTTCGCAATTTAGCTGAACGAAAGCAGCCCCGAGAAACGAACCTTGTCGATGGAAAGACGTTTACTTATTACGTATTTCTTATAAATTGCAAACGGACTGTAAAAAGGCTCTGTATCGCGACAGGTGTTGACAAAAGACAGCGTGACGGTGTCGGTGGACGCGGTGGTATACTATCGCGTGAACAACGCGACGATTTCGATCGCGAACGTCGAGAATGCTCACCACAGCACCAGGCTGCTGGCTCAGACCATGCTTCGGAACACCATGGGCACCAGACCGCTCCACGAGATTCTCAGCGAGCGCGAAACCATTTCAGGGAACATGCAGGTAGATACGTAATCGTCTAATCGATCTCTCCCCTCCCGGAACAATTAAACCATATAAACGCTCCAGTTACACGTATAATTTAACCTCTAGGTATCGTTGGACGAGGCTACCGACACGTGGGGAATCAAAGTCGAGCGTGTGGAAATGTGAGTACCGAGAAATGCCGTTtatccctcccccccccccctccaccttCGACCGGTCAACGATCGAATCGAGTACTTCACCTCTACCTCTGGAACCCTTTGGTTCCATTGCATGAGAGTatcgtttttttaaatttattgtaCAGCAAGGACGTGAGGCTGCCTGTCCAGTTGCAAAGAGCCATGGCCGCGGAAGCTGAAGCCGCTCGAGAGGCTCGCGCCAAGGTTCGTCTCTCCGTTTCGCTATCTTTTTACAAGAAGATATCTCGTAGATCTGGCCAAGACAATTTGTTCGCGTTGATTACAGGTGATCGCGGCAGAGGGTGAACAGAAAGCTAGCCGAGCGTTGAGGGAGGCGTCCGAGGTGATAGGAGACTCTCCTGCCGCGCTGCAGCTTCGCTACCTACAGGTACGCGCAAGGACCTCCTCGAAGGTCTTCAGATTCTGTCTTATCTTAGTTTCTATCATTGTGTTTGCAGACTCTGAACACAATCTCGGCAGAGAAAAATTCGACGATCGTGTTCCCGCTGCCTATCGACCTGTTGACTTACTTCATGAGAGCGACCGCTATCAAGGACAACCCGATGTAATCCGTTCCTTCGAACCGCATCGCGATACCGGGTGATCGCGTATCGTGATCGCGATAGGGGTCTTCGTACACGCCCTAGAAAATTGAATCCACCGTTTTCTCGTTGCCGAAGCGACGAAGAGAATTGTTCGCGCGAGCTATCGATATTCAATCGTGATCGTTACACCATTAATTTAATACTCGATCTCGATACACGTACAGGCTCTAAAATTTTCACTTACGATTCTCCGGACGTGCTCATTCGATACAGTATTAAGTAGTATAAGTTTGTAATTCGCGTTTACGACGCAAACAACTTTCGCACCGTGACCGCACACTAGCTGACTATCGACCAATTTTCAGAACACTGTATACCTTTTCGAACTTTCACTTGTATTTTTTGATAACTTATTTAACTACGACTACTTACAGACTACAAGGTACGACAGAAGAGAAACAAGCCACAGCGATTCACTGTCAGGTACAACGGTGATTAACGAACGATCTGTTCGACATAGTGCAAGAGTCTGTCGATCGTTCTGCATACCTTGATAATCGAACGAcaacgttctcgttctcgttctcatTTTCGTGACTTCGTCGGTCGAAAACTCGACGTTTAACGTTAGAAATCTTTTCTATGTACTTGTTCTAACTGTACGCGTTGTATACATTGTGTCGTTGAAAGCGTTGAATTTTGACGTGCTCGAGATTGAAATTTGCTATATCAAAGATTTGTcggaatttattttcgttacattccatattatatacatatattatatacatatattatatatatatttatgttgtCATGACAAACTCGAACACGAAAGTGGAGCTCCCTATATCAAATCTACGTGTTGATGTGTTGTTGTCCATGTACTCGATCGTAGCCTAGTCTGTTCGAACGGCGCGGTGAGAAGAAAAGCGCGTTTCGTTATCAACACGGAACTCGATCGTTTTAACCGACCAATCAAAACATACAGAGCATTAGTTGTCCGTGTTTCTCGAGCATACTTTCCGGCATTAAACGTAAATGTTCGATTAAGCCGACGACAAAAGACTTAACTTAAACGATTGATATTAGACAATGTACAAAATCATTTCCCAGTTGCATCGTCATCAACGGACTGCGATTCTTTGTACAAATTTATTGTCCGCCATGATCGATTAAACGGAGAAATCTCGAGATTTGACCGAGAGCCTGTTTTAGACTTAGCGACGACGGACgcatctttaaaaaaaaaaagtatctccgAGCGTCTGGGAACATATTCACTTCCACTCGTGTATGCGTGTAAATTGTGGTCCTTCCCAAGTGGGCGGAGAAAATGGAATTCATCTTACAATTAGATAGCAACGATCGAACGAAACGTTACGTGAGCACGCAGGCGATTAAATAGCGTAGATTCTACAATTCTCACACACTTTTTCGCGGTCCTTCTCTTTCTACGACATTCAACCGAAACTCTGCATCTCCTAACGATACAAGAACTAAACCTACCTCTGTGTTACATGCTTCGATCTATACTTGTGATACTATGTTACGTtaatacagaataactttttcatcGACTCTGGTGAAACGTTCGCGGTCTATCGTGGACAAATAAAATACGAATACGTTTGCAAAACTACGTCAACTTGTATTTTCTCATCCACTGGAATCGTTAATATTCTTTGGTCTTTGGTTTACCTGTGTGTACGCGCGATCCGAACAAAATCAGCAAACAGAAACTCATCGCAACTTGGTCGTACAAGGTTGTTGCACGTAATTCAAACAAAATCCTCTGTTCCCGACGTCGTTCGGTGCTTCCGTGCTGTCCGTGTGGAAAATTAATCTGAACGGCTTCACTGTACCTgaagaggatagaaaatggaTCATCGAAAACACATTGACGACTTCATCGATATTTACTGTCGAACGAGAAGTGCTTACTGACGACAGAAGACGAATTCAAACTTTGGCTTTCCGCGTTGAACGTCCCGCCGCATATACGATCGACGCACGTCATCATCGCTGTCGGTAATTTACCAGAGTTCGATGCACACGGGATCGTCAACCAGTCGGCCTGGCAACCAGCTCCAGTCACCGACGCGATCTGCATCCCTTGCGTGTTCCCCGTCAACGTGAACGCGTTGCTTCGTAGCATTTGCGCGGCCGGAGTTCCGCTAGGCGATACCATTGCCTGACCTTTTCGTTAAACATCAACCAATTATTCGGAAACGTCGACGCAACGTTTCTGAAAGAGGTTCACCTTACCATCGATCGGGCACGCCATATATTGGATTccacaaaaatttctttccatTCGAATGCAAATACTGTAATCCTGATTCGACAGCTGCAATCCGGTGTTTGGATCGTAATTGAACGATTTGATTTGGCCGGATATGccggtgtaatactgcaaacaTCCTTCCTCGGCTCTGTAGATGGTGTCGCAACGGATCTGAGATATTCGGACTTTCCAGGATCGGGAAAAAGAGCTTCCGCTCGTGACGAACGTTAATGTGACAGGGTTAGTTTGTCCGATACCAACGTCGACGTAAACTAAAAGATTTGTCGGTGTTTAAGAACGCGACACACGAGCCGACATTAAGCTTTTTTTGCGATCGTGCTGCTACGTACTATGATTTCCATTGTTGGCACCACAAATAGGGGGCACCGGATTTCCCCCGGACACGATGAACTGATCGTAAACGCATTGATTGTTCGTGGTTTCCGGTCCTCTTATATTAAATAGCATGAAATCCAATCTAAAAGGTGGACAAATTTCCAATGATTCCGTCGGACACGATTAAAACGGCAAAAATAGAGTAACGGGCTCACCTAAACTGACACACAGACTGATGCGATTTGACGAGGGTCAACTGACAAGACTCCGTGCTGTCGAAATTCGACGGATAATTCGGATTAACGAAATAAGTGTTGTTAATGACAGTCGTCTCACCGCAAGATACAGTTACTGATGCAATCAAATAATTATTGGTTATCTAGTTTCGATACCTTGAGACGACGCTGTTTACGGTTGGACTAGTTGCGTGATTGTTTCCCGCTTTGTGCGCCATATTTACTATGTGTTTACCTAGAACCGAGCAGATCGGATGGACAGATTGGGGGGTAAGGCCCATCCCACGATTGTATGCAACACAAACATGAACACGGCCGGCCTACAGCGTCGTCTTATTTTTTATGCATATCCACGTTCTTTGCTAACGCAATAATATGCATTactgtgaaaaataaatattaaatttaccgATGCAGCAAACCCCGTAACCGTTCGCACAAATCCCGCTAGATACACCACCACGTTGCGAGCACTCCGATGCTGCCACGCATGTACCATTTTCACCATTCAATCCAGCGCAAATGTTATTGTCGAACCTCACCACGGTGAATAATGGAAAAACTATACGAATGATACCAATGAATGAAATATCGTTACCAAAGATAACGCAACCCAACGCACTTACTTCGTTTTTCTCGACCAATGTGAATCGGGGTAGCGCTTTGGACGTTGCTCGATTTCAACGTACTTTTTGGCGAATCCCGCGACAACGTTTCGTTTGTACGAACATTGCTTCTTTGCCAGAAATGCGTAAATCTTCTTAGGGCATCCCACGTATTCGCGTCGATGCACGTTGTGGACGTATATAGTATAAACACGAGAAAATGATAGAAACGCATTGTCGCGTTACAAAAGACGTAGTAACAAAAACCTTCTGCTGTCGTTCTAGTAAGTAAGCTTGAATCACTCGGGCGAAGGGTCCTGACACGACTGGAAAACAAAAGCAAGTGCGAAAAGATAATATACTTACGGTCGCGTTTACACGGTCCGCGCATCGCGTTTCTGAAGTATGGTTACTGCATATGTAGCGTTGAAACGGTTCGTAAAAATATAAGGTGAAAGCAAATGATTTTATTGACCATTTATGACACCCGACCATTGTGCTCAGCCATCGTGTCGAGACGGTAATTTTACTTTCACCACTGCAATTAAATGAATTTTGGCTCCTTCGGCTGCAGCCGCCGCTGCGTCGGAGGCAGCATTCTAACGCTCTCTAAACCGGCAACAGTTGACGGTAAAGAACGATAACATCTTTGAGAATACGGTCCTTTTCATCTTTGTTGGTACAATGGATGACAGAGCATTATCTTGCATAGATGCATAGGCTGACAAGAGAGAAAGCGAACTTTCTAAATGCTGTTCTAACTGTTTTTCAGCACGGTCTGTAAGTTCCAAGATGCGCGCGACACACAGGACAATAATGGTCTATGTTATTGCACGAACTCAAGCAGTACGGTAGGATGCAACACGGCCAGCATCTGCGAATAAAAGATTTCTCTTATACGCTTGTACGCGTACGTGTTTCTCGGCTgttgtttgtaaataattataCCCGCAGAGAAGCAGCACAAAAGCGGTGATATGAGTAATTACGGATTGGCGAACTTCTACAGTTGTAACAATGATCGCGGTGCACCGGGGGCACACTGCGGTCGTAGGTCTTGGGGTCCACAGTCGATTCGCGTTCGCTGCAAAGCGAATCGTTACGAAATCGTAGACACCTTTTAGGCAGGGTGATTCGATATCcgaacgaaaatattctattaCGTGAAGTGGAGAACAGCTGATCCATGGAGAAAGACGCGAGGCCCATTCCTTGCGCTTGTGCCTGTGCTTGGGCGTAACTGGGCGGTGGTATCGGAGCAACGAAAGACGATCGATTTGTCGATCGAAACGGTCCCCAATTACGCATTGGCGGGCGTCTGGCAAATATCGACGAATACGTTGGCGGTGCATCTCTCATGCGAGCACGCGTGTATGTCTATTCCGTGAATCAGTTTCCGTTATTTTGTGGGGTTGGCTGAATAATTTCCCGGTTCTGAAAAGTATGTAAACAACCACAATTGATATCGTGAATGTCAATAAGAAATTCTAGTATTAACACATTGTTTGCGGGACATTTCGCGCGCGGCCTTCAGCctggcgcacagtgcggacaaaaggcctattttcggcacttctcgtagtttggttattaatgtatatatagaagaaattttttacagataattatatttaccaatatagttaataactttttaacaaaaaaaataatttttagaaaaaaaaatttattaaaaattaacaaatttatttttaaaaactaagaagtttagaacaaaattaataataaatgaaccatatgtaaaattaacaataataaacttaaacaaattataataccagtgaataaaatgaataaacttaacaaaacgctattcgctatccgagtcattctcagtactttgattgcgacctaaaatcattgactctcatgatcttgcacatctcgatctatccttacattcttattactttttcaatagttataaaacatatattaaaaacaaattaaaaatacataaaaatgattgatatataattattgcaaaattgtattatgcataaaaatgattattatatgattattattaacaatttccatcctaatacgcatgttttgcaaaagaaatgtatttcatatcgtgatatacacgaatattgaacttttccagtaaattccccactgtaactgtggcgaacaaatggcacaattttttacaaccaaatttgtttacaaatgtatacttattgttaattattcacagaaaatgaaatttaacaatataactaatacatttaaaaagaaaataacaaattttccacgatagatcctaaaggaaaggtatggacacttcttaaaaagtttataaaattgagagtcgcaaaaagtggcagacaaaactatgaaattcttaaactataataagtaatgtatccgaatatgcataaatctcaggacatattttgccgtttttgttttatgttgattcgaagttttatatgcaattaacaaataaaaccaccgttgaaaatttgtacaaaaaataaatctactttattaaatgtataaagaatgcatattcctgggtaagcactttccattacacagaactattattgcacactcatttacagttaatataacatttttcgatttttggcaattTAGAGAGtacctccatggccaaatttttttacaaaaatttaaatttggttactaatgcatatgtaatggtaattaatcacaaaaatgaaatttaacaataaaattaataaattgaaaaaagaaaaaacaatatttatgcataaaaaagttgttaagtgatttttaaatgaataataatatgaatttcctgctaatatgcagttctgccaaaggaaattttcatacatcgtcaaataaacatgtgagatgtgccgacttgtccgcactgtgtggCGCGGACGATATTTCAGCCGCCGCGTAAGAAATTAGACATTTTTAGAAATCGCTATAACTTTAAAATGATGCTACAAATAACAAAAGTAGTACGTCAATATAACAAGGATGTATGTTGTGGAACTGTCAGAAATACGATGGTAACGTCGTTAAAAACCCGTATAAATACGGGACCCTACTTCCACCAGCAGACAATGAAAAACGGATATTTATGTGTCCCGAAAACCACCACCAGTCTAAAAAAAACGAATTTATTCGTGTCCCGACAACAATGTGTTAAGGCAGCCACGTCGATGTACATCTCAAACCCGGGATATTATTCTGCCAGACCCTGTATGATTCGGTTAATGCTAGAAGACACTGGCTACGGTATGGAAATTTGAATACTTCATCGTTCACAATCGGCACGCATTGCAAACAGCTAGCTAAACTCCACTGCTGATTGCTACTTTCAAGCGACGACAGGCTGCTACTTGTCGTGTCCCTATTGCTCGACGATATCGCATCCATCGCGCTCGAACGTCCATACGAATTTGGCGCGTCATCGTTGTCTTGACAAAACGTACGAGCGTCAGTACATTACAATAAATAACggtaattatatagaagttggtcctcctcaccgattttgatgaccttgaaatatgttgtcaaggtcatcactCTGAACAACTTCTCCCTATACATGTTACCGTCACTCGATTTTAGTTTTCgggatattcgcaaaaaactattGCTAATACTGTATTGAATTTTCCGTATTCTTGCATTGTAGCTGTCATGCAGAATTTGATCTAGTAATTGAAATATCATGCGAATAGAATGAGTTGTGGTTAGGTCGCGGAGGGGGCGGAGACCATGCATACGAGAATCGAAGAGCAGTTgagaacatatttcaaggtcatcgaaatcgGCGAGGTGGaccaacttctatataattaccTAAATGACTACCGGATAACGAAACAAAGAAATCgttaacagaatataccagattcgTTGACGACATGGACCAATAGGCTACGCGCATCCGGCGACGATGCCGCGTAATCTGTAGTCACGGTTAAAACTTCATTTTTTTGGCCACATGCCGACGAGGTGAGCGACGCA encodes:
- the LOC143352635 gene encoding band 7 protein AGAP004871 isoform X1: MKVSRFDRRVNPDMSIPMANISNGNGSTIQINSRPDDIQNRIIGAEDKSPDEPNRCKNIIVALSWVVVILTMPFSLFICFKVVQEYERAVIFRLGRLLSGGAKGPGIFFILPCVDNYARVDLRTRTYDVPPQEVLTKDSVTVSVDAVVYYRVNNATISIANVENAHHSTRLLAQTMLRNTMGTRPLHEILSERETISGNMQVSLDEATDTWGIKVERVEIKDVRLPVQLQRAMAAEAEAAREARAKVIAAEGEQKASRALREASEVIGDSPAALQLRYLQTLNTISAEKNSTIVFPLPIDLLTYFMRATAIKDNPM
- the LOC143352635 gene encoding band 7 protein AGAP004871 isoform X2 yields the protein MSIPMANISNGNGSTIQINSRPDDIQNRIIGAEDKSPDEPNRCKNIIVALSWVVVILTMPFSLFICFKVVQEYERAVIFRLGRLLSGGAKGPGIFFILPCVDNYARVDLRTRTYDVPPQEVLTKDSVTVSVDAVVYYRVNNATISIANVENAHHSTRLLAQTMLRNTMGTRPLHEILSERETISGNMQVSLDEATDTWGIKVERVEIKDVRLPVQLQRAMAAEAEAAREARAKVIAAEGEQKASRALREASEVIGDSPAALQLRYLQTLNTISAEKNSTIVFPLPIDLLTYFMRATAIKDNPM
- the LOC143352593 gene encoding uncharacterized protein LOC143352593, translating into MRGPCKRDRKYIIFSHLLLFSSRVRTLRPSDSSLLTRTTAEGFCYYVFCNATMRFYHFLVFILYTSTTCIDANTWDALRRFTHFWQRSNVRTNETLSRDSPKSTLKSSNVQSATPIHIGREKRIFPLFTVVRFDNNICAGLNGENGTCVAASECSQRGGVSSGICANGYGVCCIVTVSCGETTVINNTYFVNPNYPSNFDSTESCQLTLVKSHQSVCQFRLDFMLFNIRGPETTNNQCVYDQFIVSGGNPVPPICGANNGNHIYVDVGIGQTNPVTLTFVTSGSSFSRSWKVRISQIRCDTIYRAEEGCLQYYTGISGQIKSFNYDPNTGLQLSNQDYSICIRMERNFCGIQYMACPIDGQAMVSPSGTPAAQMLRSNAFTLTGNTQGMQIASVTGAGCQADWLTIPCASNSGKLPTAMMTCVDRICGGTFNAESQSLNSSSVVSTVKPFRLIFHTDSTEAPNDVGNRGFCLNYVQQPCTTKLR
- the LOC143352608 gene encoding uncharacterized protein LOC143352608 isoform X2, producing MHSKTDRSSYHGAQGVEGNLEEVEDTESAALENSQELKETESVKRVIELSTIGTQTPLTLVRLTVTQSSSRKQFTDSTTLPTRFSYETGHDLEESRENGKSFARKLLQSKTSATLSHEATTQATPPHPSLMPKTSQDTMQMSASLTSSACGQKNEVLTVTTDYAASSPDARSLLVHVVNESDNDDAPNSYGRSSAMDAISSSNRDTTSSSLSSLESSNQQWSLASCLQCVPIVNDETYTRARMRDAPPTYSSIFARRPPMRNWGPFRSTNRSSFVAPIPPPSYAQAQAQAQGMGLASFSMDQLFSTSPNANRLWTPRPTTAVCPRCTAIIVTTVEVRQSVITHITAFVLLLCGCWPCCILPYCLSSCNNIDHYCPVCRAHLGTYRPC
- the LOC143352608 gene encoding uncharacterized protein LOC143352608 isoform X1; protein product: MHSKTDRSSYHGAQGVEGNLEEVEDTESAALVSTCISENSQELKETESVKRVIELSTIGTQTPLTLVRLTVTQSSSRKQFTDSTTLPTRFSYETGHDLEESRENGKSFARKLLQSKTSATLSHEATTQATPPHPSLMPKTSQDTMQMSASLTSSACGQKNEVLTVTTDYAASSPDARSLLVHVVNESDNDDAPNSYGRSSAMDAISSSNRDTTSSSLSSLESSNQQWSLASCLQCVPIVNDETYTRARMRDAPPTYSSIFARRPPMRNWGPFRSTNRSSFVAPIPPPSYAQAQAQAQGMGLASFSMDQLFSTSPNANRLWTPRPTTAVCPRCTAIIVTTVEVRQSVITHITAFVLLLCGCWPCCILPYCLSSCNNIDHYCPVCRAHLGTYRPC